One Burkholderia cepacia genomic window carries:
- a CDS encoding PIN-like domain-containing protein: protein MGAARQGAMGGSTGNLSFKGVKFAVSSLFDLNEPIGLWELPLSPSQYEAACFRALVNERTLVFLDTNVLSAAFRLHQEAREGLFKLLRIPLAAKRLVVPAWVANEYVHNAFKAAKKTHGFREADLERLRASLPATKQLSAILHQVASVRDMERIAKRLNVTPAEASRELNARVEQLTNALGDAGGDLAIDAVHRELLTELRPAFVANDLGQIARMLAEQAAHRRASRIPPGLTDAEKGVAQGDEEAAGNADGDLAVWLEILSLSETHSVTGKSSADAQSPFNVLVISQEKKEDFLYRPRLRIAEAAKKIGIEENPDIRLIDPRLVSEFEHRVGHRRVAFVNLESLAAGALASIAEREFQDSVGLFIAAIRKQKRAADTRRDAGEEVPAGEVSVDLPVDSDAQGGVESTPELPAVVPEQGALPPEIVPVDTEAAFVLPIDEAVMVERNRLATMPLVTDYVQVVTNLLSESRKTEEMAVRRVLLMGAPPRPDAAFAVGRAMFVALQYGASKAASLFGGAHMAGSTVSPAEQAFVAGGLFEAFFESIGQLRESVLREGLPMLLDRVSQPGWESARQFINAQLAPFAARFFWIPGTAQQVLQVRIASEPEGESIIVRSVTAAYPGREDIELLRPKQSELQSSYLANTVNLATLRAALSRLSLLPDERVEIQLPGSTQSAPVLVLPADHFINTELVSAPLPA, encoded by the coding sequence ATGGGTGCTGCCCGGCAGGGCGCAATGGGCGGCAGTACAGGCAACCTGTCATTCAAAGGCGTGAAATTCGCTGTGTCGAGTCTCTTCGATCTTAACGAGCCAATCGGACTGTGGGAGCTTCCCCTTTCGCCCAGCCAGTACGAAGCTGCGTGCTTTCGGGCGTTGGTGAACGAAAGGACGCTGGTATTCCTGGACACCAACGTTCTCTCTGCGGCCTTCAGGCTTCATCAGGAGGCAAGGGAAGGGCTGTTCAAGCTGCTGCGCATACCACTGGCGGCCAAGCGCCTCGTTGTGCCGGCGTGGGTCGCGAACGAATATGTGCATAACGCATTCAAGGCCGCCAAAAAAACGCATGGTTTTCGCGAGGCGGATCTGGAGCGCTTGCGTGCTTCGCTGCCAGCGACGAAGCAGTTATCCGCGATTTTGCACCAAGTTGCGTCCGTGCGGGACATGGAGAGAATCGCGAAGCGTTTGAACGTCACACCTGCCGAGGCGAGCCGTGAACTGAACGCTCGCGTTGAGCAACTGACGAACGCGCTGGGTGATGCAGGCGGCGACCTCGCGATCGACGCCGTGCACCGAGAACTGCTAACGGAACTGCGTCCTGCTTTTGTGGCAAATGACCTTGGTCAGATTGCCAGAATGCTTGCCGAACAGGCTGCCCATCGCCGGGCAAGCCGGATTCCTCCGGGATTGACCGACGCCGAAAAGGGCGTCGCCCAAGGCGACGAAGAGGCCGCAGGCAATGCAGACGGTGACCTTGCGGTTTGGCTCGAGATTCTCTCCCTGTCCGAAACACACTCGGTGACCGGCAAGTCGTCCGCTGACGCGCAGTCGCCCTTCAATGTCCTTGTCATTTCCCAGGAGAAGAAAGAGGACTTCCTATATCGGCCGAGGCTACGCATAGCCGAAGCAGCAAAAAAGATCGGGATCGAAGAAAATCCCGACATCAGGCTGATTGACCCGCGGCTCGTCTCGGAGTTCGAACATCGGGTTGGCCACCGCCGTGTCGCATTCGTGAACCTGGAGTCACTCGCCGCGGGAGCACTAGCTTCGATAGCGGAAAGGGAATTCCAGGATTCTGTGGGGCTGTTCATTGCCGCGATTCGCAAGCAGAAGCGCGCTGCCGACACGCGGCGAGACGCTGGAGAAGAGGTGCCTGCAGGCGAAGTCTCCGTGGATTTGCCGGTCGATAGCGATGCGCAGGGCGGTGTTGAGTCAACTCCAGAGCTCCCGGCCGTAGTGCCGGAACAGGGTGCCTTGCCGCCAGAGATTGTGCCAGTCGACACCGAAGCCGCGTTCGTGTTGCCGATAGACGAGGCGGTCATGGTCGAGAGGAACCGGCTCGCTACGATGCCGCTGGTGACCGACTACGTACAGGTGGTGACGAATCTTCTTTCGGAGAGCCGAAAGACGGAGGAGATGGCGGTGCGCAGGGTTCTGCTCATGGGCGCGCCGCCGCGGCCGGATGCTGCATTCGCCGTTGGCCGGGCTATGTTTGTCGCCCTGCAATATGGTGCTTCAAAGGCGGCAAGCCTGTTTGGCGGAGCGCACATGGCGGGCTCGACTGTTTCGCCTGCCGAGCAGGCGTTTGTCGCAGGGGGACTGTTCGAGGCCTTCTTCGAATCCATAGGGCAACTTCGGGAAAGCGTTTTGAGGGAAGGCCTGCCGATGCTGTTGGATCGCGTTTCGCAGCCGGGTTGGGAATCAGCACGGCAATTCATTAACGCGCAGCTTGCTCCGTTCGCCGCGAGATTCTTCTGGATCCCTGGTACGGCGCAACAGGTGCTTCAGGTTCGCATTGCCAGCGAACCTGAAGGCGAATCGATTATCGTCCGCAGCGTAACGGCAGCTTACCCGGGAAGGGAAGACATCGAACTGCTGCGACCGAAGCAAAGCGAACTGCAGTCGAGCTATCTTGCCAACACGGTCAACCTGGCGACGCTTCGAGCGGCACTCTCGCGATTGTCGTTGCTGCCAGATGAGCGGGTTGAAATTCAGCTTCCGGGAAGCACGCAAAGTGCGCCAGTACTGGTGTTGCCAGCGGACCACTTCATCAATACGGAGCTTGTCAGTGCCCCGCTGCCAGCATGA
- a CDS encoding insecticidal delta-endotoxin Cry8Ea1 family protein translates to MKNFKYLNSRRKFLIYASTSVCVPFLHGCGGDNDKSSSNPSTMDSAAAQLASVHAASSALNFNVLSLRPANFLNSIDNTMTQLYKSIGSGGFSNVTLVKDVTSGDTWGELAVLGETATLAFTLATFPDAFLLTGILTTLFNALNSAMSGGATQQESYSDIINRITAEKISSSNLSSLTSLITGIDNTLKDYETYLQSISGTSSYSSSQSSTLKTKETTFSDSSCETNLPQFINSNVGVSGAPLYAHVAACQLMANYEFLANSGKMDKGVLSSSDAQNYRNESVNRFYRHQNALATLVNNWVAPLNTSSNDADAAKKFNLLNGLIVNGLSEFYQAYKTLLMTKYGSKIKTRNSVEIYRYVNMYINDTNFSMTNVEAALNRDLVSRTSLLTNLNVVGHQGTGDPAVLRIAQSFVDGTGNLSSFSVETCTGNPPSTGTTIINSTFPTNQFSTFTVDGTDIPDSIKVWNGGSILHALNISYSNSNLPALISGQTLSGTNFPISCETGYYIGSIITYPRSASATCSANSGEPVNIAAISFRHWSSVEHIAKVNKVLGVEVDLTCGFDKKNSSPGVSAYSDSLVAKSVINIPSGSSIVFNINNTETVAVNVKIVIFAGAASSNQNSTMVVNGQSTSIPANPTNFHIGLYGRKYAEIELPQVVSLNSGTNSIKINAQSGGINFMGALLFPVS, encoded by the coding sequence ATGAAGAACTTTAAATATCTTAACTCCAGGCGAAAATTCCTTATCTACGCGTCCACTTCCGTTTGCGTGCCATTTCTTCACGGATGTGGCGGCGACAACGACAAAAGTTCGTCCAATCCGAGCACGATGGACTCGGCTGCCGCCCAATTGGCTAGTGTGCATGCTGCATCCTCAGCATTAAATTTCAACGTTTTATCACTAAGGCCGGCGAATTTTTTAAATTCCATTGACAACACGATGACCCAACTTTACAAGTCAATTGGAAGCGGTGGGTTTTCCAATGTAACCTTGGTTAAAGACGTAACATCTGGAGACACATGGGGTGAACTTGCGGTACTCGGGGAAACTGCAACGCTAGCATTTACTTTAGCCACATTCCCAGATGCGTTTCTATTAACCGGAATTTTAACAACATTATTTAATGCACTAAACTCCGCGATGAGTGGAGGGGCAACCCAGCAGGAAAGCTATAGCGACATAATTAACAGAATAACAGCCGAGAAAATTTCCTCTTCCAATCTCAGCAGCTTGACGAGCCTCATTACTGGAATTGATAACACGCTGAAAGATTACGAAACGTATCTTCAATCGATTTCTGGCACGTCGTCATATAGTAGTTCGCAATCCAGCACGCTAAAAACTAAGGAAACCACTTTTTCAGACAGTTCTTGTGAAACGAACCTCCCGCAATTCATCAATAGCAACGTAGGTGTGTCCGGCGCTCCTCTGTATGCTCACGTCGCCGCTTGCCAGCTCATGGCAAATTATGAATTCCTTGCGAACAGTGGCAAGATGGATAAGGGTGTTCTTAGTTCGTCTGATGCGCAGAACTATCGAAATGAGTCGGTAAATAGATTTTACCGACACCAGAACGCACTGGCCACGCTGGTAAATAACTGGGTTGCGCCTTTGAATACTTCATCAAATGATGCGGACGCGGCCAAGAAGTTTAATTTGCTAAATGGTCTGATTGTAAATGGATTATCCGAGTTTTATCAGGCATATAAAACACTATTGATGACAAAATACGGATCAAAAATAAAAACAAGAAATTCGGTGGAAATATATCGGTACGTCAATATGTACATCAATGATACAAATTTTTCAATGACTAACGTTGAGGCGGCCCTGAATCGAGATCTCGTTTCCAGAACGTCCCTTCTCACCAATCTGAATGTCGTCGGCCACCAAGGAACGGGTGACCCAGCGGTGCTGAGAATCGCTCAGAGTTTTGTTGATGGCACGGGGAATTTGAGCTCTTTTTCAGTCGAGACTTGCACCGGGAATCCTCCCTCGACAGGAACTACAATAATTAATTCGACGTTCCCCACCAATCAATTTTCAACCTTCACCGTCGACGGCACCGATATACCAGATTCAATTAAGGTCTGGAACGGTGGATCAATACTTCATGCGCTCAATATCTCCTATTCGAATTCCAATCTGCCGGCCCTAATTTCAGGGCAGACATTGAGTGGCACCAATTTCCCAATATCTTGCGAAACCGGATATTACATCGGATCGATTATTACTTATCCCCGCTCGGCAAGTGCAACGTGTTCAGCGAACTCGGGCGAGCCAGTGAATATTGCCGCCATATCGTTTCGTCATTGGAGTTCAGTTGAACACATCGCGAAAGTGAACAAGGTGCTTGGTGTCGAAGTTGATCTCACGTGCGGATTTGATAAGAAAAATAGCTCTCCCGGAGTTTCAGCATATTCCGATTCGCTCGTTGCGAAGAGTGTTATTAATATCCCAAGTGGGAGTAGCATTGTATTTAATATAAATAATACCGAGACGGTGGCCGTTAATGTTAAAATTGTTATCTTTGCTGGCGCGGCATCTTCAAATCAAAATTCAACGATGGTTGTGAATGGCCAATCCACTTCAATTCCAGCAAATCCGACAAATTTTCATATTGGATTGTATGGAAGAAAATACGCAGAGATTGAGTTGCCGCAGGTTGTTTCGCTAAATAGTGGAACGAATAGCATAAAAATTAATGCACAATCTGGCGGCATCAATTTTATGGGAGCTCTACTATTCCCGGTATCGTAG
- a CDS encoding LysR family transcriptional regulator translates to MNYRDLDLNLLITLHALLETRSVSRAAEMLHIGQPACSGALSRLRDYFSDDLLVPVNRRMVPTPLALQLQHPASEAIKRAEAIAATRAGFVPNFAMRRFSIICSDMVTKLVLTHVIRALELSAPNVSLMIHSASPLRSSRMLVEEALDRRGADFVVVPARYVPPGYASLPLLGTDYSCIVWTKNSLVHETITRDLFYSLKHVAPTFGDGRVMSVESEDGLRRRMFSAKSEYALSLPSMVVGTNLIATIPTLLARAYESQYDLRVFPVPIPVPMLEERLVWPKHLDGDPASLWLRKLIHSCAANSTLHVADG, encoded by the coding sequence ATGAACTACCGCGACCTCGACCTGAATCTGCTAATCACGCTGCATGCGCTACTCGAAACCCGAAGCGTGAGCCGGGCTGCGGAGATGTTGCACATCGGGCAGCCAGCGTGCAGCGGTGCTCTCTCCCGCTTGCGCGATTACTTCAGTGACGACCTTCTGGTGCCTGTCAACCGGCGCATGGTTCCCACACCGCTTGCCCTGCAACTGCAGCACCCCGCGAGCGAAGCGATCAAGCGCGCCGAAGCGATTGCAGCAACGCGAGCCGGATTCGTTCCGAACTTCGCAATGCGCCGCTTTTCGATAATCTGCTCCGACATGGTGACCAAGCTCGTACTGACACACGTGATACGCGCGCTCGAACTCAGCGCGCCGAATGTGTCGTTGATGATCCATTCGGCCTCGCCCCTGCGCTCGTCGCGAATGCTGGTGGAAGAGGCACTCGACCGACGCGGCGCAGATTTCGTCGTCGTGCCGGCGCGCTACGTCCCCCCCGGATATGCAAGCCTGCCGCTATTAGGCACCGACTATAGCTGTATCGTGTGGACCAAAAATTCGCTAGTGCATGAAACGATCACACGCGATCTGTTCTATTCCCTCAAGCATGTCGCGCCTACGTTCGGCGACGGTCGCGTGATGTCGGTCGAGAGCGAGGACGGGCTGCGCCGACGAATGTTTTCGGCGAAGAGCGAATACGCGCTTTCGCTGCCGTCAATGGTGGTTGGAACAAATCTCATCGCAACGATTCCGACGCTACTCGCACGCGCTTATGAATCGCAGTACGACCTGCGGGTCTTTCCTGTACCGATTCCAGTGCCAATGCTGGAAGAACGGTTGGTATGGCCCAAACATCTCGATGGCGATCCAGCTTCTCTTTGGCTGAGGAAACTGATCCATAGCTGTGCGGCGAATAGCACACTGCACGTCGCGGACGGCTGA
- a CDS encoding LysR family transcriptional regulator, translating into MRLKGLDLNLLRVLDALLKERSVSRAATSLDLGQSAVSSALARLREHFEDELLVPLNRQMAPTALALDLHGPVKEWLQGIDSIVHAQPEFNPRDLRREFVVLCSDYVAETFIPRLIRLLTEEAPGTTIAVRPLDASVTALPEGLARRGAHFCILPSEHCSPARPRAHLFHERFCAVVWQDNPNIGETLTLGQLRELPHVAVQFSDDSPDALDARPLVLSGVVRKTRVVVDQFMLAAQAVIGTTYITLIPYRLGRQWADSLPLRLLDLPEGSPNIEFDEALQWNEAQLADQSLHWFRDLIREAANNH; encoded by the coding sequence ATGCGACTCAAAGGCCTCGACCTCAATCTGCTGAGGGTCCTGGATGCGTTGCTGAAGGAGCGCAGCGTATCGCGCGCGGCGACGAGCCTCGATCTCGGTCAGTCGGCCGTCAGTTCCGCTCTTGCGCGGTTGCGCGAGCATTTCGAAGACGAGTTGCTTGTGCCACTCAACCGCCAGATGGCGCCGACTGCGCTGGCGCTCGATTTGCACGGCCCGGTCAAGGAATGGCTGCAAGGAATCGACTCGATCGTCCATGCTCAGCCAGAATTCAATCCGCGCGACCTCCGCCGCGAGTTCGTCGTGCTTTGCTCGGACTACGTCGCGGAAACTTTTATTCCGCGCTTGATCCGCCTGCTCACCGAAGAGGCGCCCGGCACGACGATCGCAGTGCGACCGCTCGACGCATCGGTGACGGCGCTCCCGGAAGGATTGGCGCGACGGGGCGCACACTTCTGCATCCTCCCGAGTGAGCACTGTTCTCCGGCTCGCCCTCGTGCACATCTGTTCCATGAGCGCTTCTGCGCGGTCGTTTGGCAGGACAACCCAAACATAGGTGAGACGCTGACATTGGGGCAACTGCGTGAACTCCCGCACGTCGCCGTTCAGTTCTCCGACGATAGTCCTGACGCGCTAGACGCAAGGCCGCTCGTTTTATCGGGGGTCGTTCGCAAGACGCGCGTCGTGGTCGATCAATTCATGCTGGCGGCGCAGGCCGTCATCGGGACCACCTATATCACGCTGATTCCCTACCGCCTCGGACGTCAATGGGCAGACTCGCTGCCGCTACGCCTGCTTGATTTGCCCGAAGGGTCGCCAAACATCGAATTCGACGAGGCACTCCAATGGAACGAGGCACAACTCGCCGATCAGTCGTTGCACTGGTTTCGCGACCTGATCCGCGAAGCCGCGAACAACCACTAA
- a CDS encoding porin, with the protein MGVNKHLLGKATVLALGLTCAIEACAQSSVTLYGIVDGGLLYLNKTVNASGGKGGKLFAFTDSGQLPSQFGLRGVEDLGGGLSAEFRLESGINIGSGGYNNSNGNFLGRRAYVGLTGAFGEIKAGLQFSPFFDALFALDPVGMSNFGSSLLIYANNIGATGAFNSNALSYTTPLIAGLRGSAMLALGGEAGNFSAGRQYSAGLSYQWGGLRLNAAYYNGNPGGTIQTIPPTTVGFEGRMIGASYAFGRLTAKASFTNYKVTGTGTNNNVYGGGIDYALTPAVDLNGGVWYVSNRNDTSSHALMASLGTGYFLSKATALYAQVGVVNNHGASNLGLALGDAPTSSYAPAGTTVGAVAGIRHFF; encoded by the coding sequence ATGGGTGTCAACAAGCATCTGTTGGGCAAGGCAACGGTTCTGGCACTAGGTTTGACGTGCGCGATCGAAGCCTGCGCGCAAAGCAGCGTTACGCTCTACGGCATCGTGGATGGCGGGCTGCTCTATCTCAACAAGACCGTGAATGCGTCGGGCGGTAAAGGGGGAAAGCTGTTTGCCTTTACCGACAGCGGCCAACTTCCGTCGCAGTTCGGTCTAAGAGGGGTCGAAGATCTTGGAGGCGGCCTGTCGGCCGAGTTCCGGCTCGAAAGCGGAATCAATATAGGCAGCGGAGGTTACAACAATTCCAATGGGAACTTTCTCGGGCGCCGAGCGTATGTCGGGTTGACGGGCGCATTCGGCGAGATCAAGGCCGGTCTGCAGTTCTCCCCGTTTTTCGACGCGTTGTTCGCACTTGATCCCGTCGGTATGTCGAACTTCGGCAGCAGCCTGTTGATCTACGCGAACAACATCGGCGCGACGGGCGCATTCAATTCCAATGCACTATCGTATACAACGCCGCTGATTGCCGGCCTGCGCGGTAGCGCGATGTTGGCACTCGGCGGCGAGGCCGGGAATTTTTCGGCAGGTCGACAGTATTCGGCTGGTCTGTCGTATCAATGGGGCGGCTTGCGGCTCAATGCCGCTTACTACAACGGCAATCCGGGAGGCACGATTCAGACGATTCCTCCGACGACTGTCGGATTCGAAGGTCGCATGATTGGCGCGAGCTACGCATTCGGTCGACTGACAGCCAAGGCGTCGTTCACGAACTACAAAGTCACCGGTACCGGGACCAACAACAACGTCTACGGCGGCGGCATCGATTATGCGTTGACGCCCGCGGTCGATCTGAACGGCGGCGTGTGGTACGTGAGCAACCGCAATGACACGTCGAGCCACGCGCTGATGGCTTCGCTCGGCACCGGGTATTTTCTTTCGAAGGCGACGGCTCTCTACGCGCAGGTCGGCGTGGTCAACAATCACGGCGCGTCTAATCTCGGCCTCGCGCTTGGCGATGCCCCGACTTCGTCTTATGCGCCAGCGGGTACGACCGTTGGCGCCGTCGCCGGTATCCGTCATTTTTTCTGA
- a CDS encoding MFS transporter, which produces MESTLGGQVKKPHTMQGALLLIGSCLPILGAVLIAPLLPQMVLHFAAVAHADVLVPLVLTTPALMVGLLGPFAGLVVDKFGRKTPLIVGLLCYSALGTAPLWLDNLYGVLASRLGLGVAEAVIITCCTALIGDYYADESRARMLAWQTMTGSVCAAIFFFVGGVVGELGWRVPFWLYLAGVLMVPFSSAALWEPLRIDTRQRGGTTHVAAFPWQRHAWLYVLSWCGGVSLFIVAVQLGFLLSGMGVRAPGMIGAAIGTSHAAVFAGAICTRWLGRLGPVRALCIAFALAGGSLLALSGASRYPQVMIAVLLNGLGAGLMIPTLVAWALSGLRPELRGRGSGGFMASIYFGEFMSPLVVAGVAAVVGGLMGAIKVLGLVLLVLAAICAAQWLADRKASSAQA; this is translated from the coding sequence ATGGAATCGACGTTGGGTGGCCAGGTGAAGAAGCCGCATACGATGCAGGGGGCATTGCTTCTCATAGGCAGTTGCCTTCCGATTCTGGGAGCGGTTTTGATCGCGCCGCTGCTACCGCAGATGGTGCTGCATTTCGCAGCCGTCGCTCACGCCGATGTGCTGGTGCCGCTGGTCCTGACCACGCCGGCGCTGATGGTCGGCCTTCTCGGCCCCTTCGCCGGGCTCGTGGTCGACAAGTTCGGCCGCAAGACGCCATTGATCGTCGGGCTGCTCTGTTACAGCGCGCTCGGCACGGCCCCGCTTTGGCTCGACAACCTCTATGGCGTACTCGCCAGCCGGCTCGGCCTGGGCGTTGCCGAGGCAGTCATCATCACGTGCTGCACTGCGCTGATCGGCGACTACTACGCCGACGAATCGCGAGCGCGGATGCTCGCATGGCAGACCATGACCGGATCCGTGTGCGCGGCGATCTTCTTCTTCGTCGGCGGTGTGGTGGGTGAACTGGGGTGGCGCGTGCCATTCTGGCTTTACCTCGCGGGCGTCCTGATGGTTCCGTTCTCGAGCGCGGCGTTGTGGGAGCCGCTCCGCATCGACACTCGCCAGCGAGGCGGCACGACGCATGTCGCGGCCTTTCCGTGGCAACGTCACGCATGGCTGTATGTCCTGAGCTGGTGCGGCGGGGTCAGCCTGTTCATCGTCGCGGTTCAACTCGGATTCCTGTTGAGCGGCATGGGCGTGCGCGCGCCCGGAATGATCGGGGCCGCGATCGGCACCTCTCATGCGGCGGTGTTCGCCGGCGCAATCTGCACGCGCTGGCTGGGTCGTCTCGGGCCGGTGCGTGCCCTGTGCATAGCCTTTGCCCTGGCCGGAGGCAGCCTGCTCGCGCTGTCGGGGGCATCCAGGTATCCGCAGGTCATGATCGCCGTATTGCTGAACGGGCTCGGTGCCGGATTGATGATTCCAACGCTGGTCGCCTGGGCGCTCTCCGGCTTGCGGCCTGAATTGCGCGGTCGCGGATCGGGTGGCTTCATGGCGAGCATCTACTTCGGCGAATTCATGAGCCCACTCGTTGTCGCGGGGGTCGCGGCTGTTGTCGGAGGACTGATGGGAGCGATCAAGGTGCTGGGTCTGGTGCTGCTTGTGCTTGCAGCAATCTGTGCGGCGCAGTGGCTGGCCGATCGCAAGGCGTCGTCGGCACAAGCATGA
- a CDS encoding FAD-dependent oxidoreductase yields MARVTKVLIVGGGIGGLSAAIGLRDGGIDVDLVEIKREWTVYGVGIIQQSNVVRDMAKLGLLDRYLPVAFPFDDAMLYDAAGNRTGVIPGLRLAGPQYPANVGISRLALHQVLSDAAREKGVQIRLGLTVAEFDQAADHVDVTFTDGSIGKYDFVVGADGVYSKVRQLLFGDEFLPRYTGQAVWRHNFGRVPQIDHLAGFRGSGANAGLVPLAEDLMYMFVTSQEPGNPWMEPSTLAVQMRERLRDFGGLIGELREEIVDPAQVVYKPLEVVFVPGNWYRGRVLLIGDAAHATTPHLGQGAGMAIEDAVVLAELLPSGEPIERLMEQFMSRRLGRCRFIHESSVQIGEWEMHGEPPHGRIEILKQMVEVTAQPL; encoded by the coding sequence ATGGCACGTGTCACCAAGGTTTTGATTGTCGGCGGCGGCATCGGCGGGTTGTCGGCGGCGATCGGGTTGCGCGACGGTGGTATCGATGTCGATCTCGTCGAGATCAAGCGTGAATGGACGGTCTATGGTGTCGGGATCATTCAGCAAAGCAACGTGGTGCGCGACATGGCAAAGCTCGGTCTGCTCGATCGCTATTTGCCGGTTGCGTTTCCGTTCGATGACGCGATGCTCTACGACGCGGCAGGCAACAGGACGGGCGTCATTCCGGGACTGCGACTCGCAGGGCCGCAATATCCGGCGAACGTCGGGATTTCGCGGCTCGCGCTGCATCAGGTGTTGAGCGATGCGGCGCGAGAAAAGGGCGTACAGATCAGGCTTGGGCTGACGGTTGCAGAGTTCGACCAGGCCGCCGATCACGTCGACGTGACGTTCACCGACGGCAGCATTGGTAAATACGATTTCGTGGTGGGTGCCGATGGCGTCTACTCGAAAGTCAGACAGTTGCTGTTCGGCGATGAATTCCTGCCTCGTTACACCGGGCAGGCGGTCTGGCGGCACAACTTCGGGCGCGTGCCGCAGATCGATCACCTTGCGGGCTTTCGCGGATCGGGCGCGAACGCGGGGCTCGTGCCACTCGCCGAGGATCTGATGTACATGTTCGTCACGTCGCAAGAGCCCGGTAATCCGTGGATGGAGCCATCCACACTTGCCGTTCAGATGCGCGAGCGGCTGAGGGATTTCGGCGGATTGATCGGTGAGTTGCGCGAAGAGATCGTCGACCCGGCGCAGGTCGTCTACAAGCCGCTGGAAGTGGTTTTCGTACCCGGAAATTGGTACCGCGGGCGTGTGCTGCTAATCGGCGATGCAGCGCATGCGACGACGCCGCATCTGGGGCAGGGGGCGGGCATGGCGATCGAGGATGCAGTCGTGCTTGCCGAACTGCTGCCCTCCGGCGAGCCGATCGAACGCTTGATGGAGCAGTTCATGAGTCGGCGTCTCGGACGATGCAGGTTCATCCACGAAAGCTCGGTGCAGATCGGCGAATGGGAGATGCACGGTGAACCCCCGCACGGGCGAATCGAAATTCTCAAGCAAATGGTCGAGGTGACGGCGCAGCCGTTATGA
- a CDS encoding cupin domain-containing protein has product MNSPVRRVVTGHDGHGNAIIVSDGAPAAVFPLQALPGLVFSEVWRTVGMPVPIDNGVDPTVGPLRLAPNRSGSVIRVVDMPPDPDHSTFKADELFSEIAAASASTSTGQSADKLMHRTETVDYGIVIEGEIWLVVDEGETLLKPGDIVVQRGTNHAWSNRSDRNARMVFILLDGRFAPELAPLT; this is encoded by the coding sequence ATGAATTCTCCTGTTCGCCGGGTTGTGACCGGACATGACGGGCATGGCAACGCGATCATCGTCAGCGATGGCGCGCCGGCGGCCGTATTCCCGCTCCAGGCGTTGCCCGGGCTCGTGTTCTCCGAGGTATGGCGCACGGTCGGCATGCCGGTGCCGATCGATAACGGAGTCGATCCGACTGTGGGTCCGCTGCGTCTCGCACCGAACCGGAGCGGTTCGGTGATTCGCGTCGTCGACATGCCGCCAGATCCCGATCACTCGACTTTCAAGGCCGATGAACTGTTTTCGGAAATCGCCGCGGCAAGCGCATCGACCTCCACGGGGCAGTCGGCCGATAAGTTGATGCATCGTACCGAGACCGTCGACTACGGGATCGTGATCGAAGGTGAAATCTGGTTGGTCGTCGATGAGGGCGAGACCCTGTTGAAGCCCGGCGACATCGTCGTGCAACGAGGCACGAATCACGCATGGAGCAATCGCAGCGACCGGAACGCGCGCATGGTCTTCATTCTGCTCGACGGGCGATTCGCGCCGGAACTGGCACCGCTCACCTGA